TGATTCTGTGTTGAAGAAAGCGAATCTGAAGGGCTACGGCCGTTAATCCGGCGGTAGACTCAGTTTCAATTACGGAGTTTAGCAATGAAAGTTCGTGCTTCCGTTAAAAAAATCTGCCGTAACTGTAAAGTAATCAAGCGTAACGGTGTCGTTCGCGTGATTTGCAGTGAGCCAAAGCACAAACAGCGC
This window of the Vibrio azureus genome carries:
- the rpmJ gene encoding 50S ribosomal protein L36, whose protein sequence is MKVRASVKKICRNCKVIKRNGVVRVICSEPKHKQRQG